From the Trifolium pratense cultivar HEN17-A07 linkage group LG4, ARS_RC_1.1, whole genome shotgun sequence genome, the window aaagtttttGAAGCTTTTTTCTAAAAAggacaatttgaaaaaattaacactGCTGTccttttttgaaaaagctatCTAGTTGAAGAAAACATAATATAAATGAATCAAGATACATATAAGTGACAATTATCTAGCAATGTCATGATTTCATGTTGGCATGGCATGTGCACTATCTTAGGTAGTTAAGTAGTTTGAGATGACAGGGTTACATAGAAAAAATCTAAGCCCACGTCATATACAGAACAGAGACCACCATAAGACTAGACATGATCAAACTGGTTGGAAGATATGAATTGGTTGTGGcacaaaaatatttcattcacAGTTCCAAGACATAATTAGACACCACACCACATTTCTTCACCCATGAAGAAAAAAGGGATTTCCTCTTCACAATGAGTAATACAAGTTAACTAATTAATAACAGaaaatgagttaaaaaaaactactactGAACCGgtagaagaataagaaagtaTAACTATATTAATAgcagaaaaatttaaaacaacaCCAAATGGGAATATGCACCACAATAGAAAAAATGCAATCAAACAAAtagtagaaaaatgaaaaagagtCAATATAATGGTAAAACCGAGTTTTGTCTCAAGTCACATTTtcatttgcttaaaaaaaggTCACATTATTCATTTCCCCCcaactttttatttcattttggcATATATGAAACGTGTGAAGAATTGTAACCCATTGAAGCATGTTGCACGTTCTTCAAAGTCAAAACACATTAATGTCATCCAAAATTTAAGATAAAAATGTTAACAGCCTCACATTTTGgtttgaaaatatgtttataagtagAGATAATTTAATCGATtattagttggtttagtgatgATTGACGTGACGCTAAATTTGGTGGGAGGACTACGGTTCAATCctgcaactacgatcgggagaaAGCTGAAATCACTTAATGTCATAACTAACGCCCGAACCAGTGGTGGTGAAAaccttaaaaaaagaaaaacataaccACATGATAATTAAATTTTGCATGCGTCCCCGCTAATAGACAATTTCATGAAAAACTTTTTTTCTACCTCAACATTTATCCCTTTACCTcaacataatttaaaatattctcatTGTACGTACCATTGTCTtactttagtattttttttgttttttttactacacCGGTACACCCCTTCAAAAATTGTTCCGgtaagcatttttttttctttgatatgttaattttaccggaACATTTTTTCAAAAGTGTTATGGTGTGCAAAttaaagtgttccggtttgtATTAATTTTACCGGAATAGTTTTTGGAATCATTCTTATATTACTGGAACACTTTTTCACCATGTTTCATGTGCCTCCTTTGACATCCTCAAGCTTTcaaaacaacatcaacatcatcaccCTTCATCACCGtataatcatcatcatataaCCACCAATAATTCCACCACCACTACAATTGAAGGGTTGGAACCGAGAAGACAAACAACAACTTCTTCATCTCtcttatcatcatcattatcaccTCCATTCCatctctcttcttcttcatacACAAGAACCTTAATCTAAAGCACCAAAACTTCAAACAAGTTTTTATCTAAaacacaacatcaacaaaaaaaaaaatcagatctAAACAATCACTCAAAATCCAAATTATCAACATGAATAAAACTCTTCTTCCTCCTTAGCTAGACTGAAATTTCTTCATCTAGATATGAAAATCCTATCCTTCCTACTTTGAATTAACCATATAGCAAATCAGATGATGGGTTTTTGTTCACTCAAAATCAAACCGATAAAAGTAACATATTCGGTGACAAGAAACAGGGTTCGAATAGAACCATACGAAGGAGACAGGCTGGTGACGAGAAACGGCAGCAAAAAATGGTGTTGAGAGTGAGTTAATGGTGATGAGAACCAGAACACGTTAATACAAACCGAAACACTTTTTAAAGTGATCCGGTAAAAACAAAAACGATTCCAAAAATTTGTTGCACACTAGAACACTTTTGAAAAAGTGTTCCGATAAAATTAACATACCAGAAAAAAAATGCTTATCAGAACAATATTTGAAGGGTGTagtaaaaaatgtatattaGAGTAAGGCAAGGGTATAatgagaatattttaaattatgttggggtaaagagataagtgttggggtagaaaaaaaaaatttccaatttCATTTAGTTGTAAGTAGTCGGCCCGTTAGGCGTAAATTTTCATGGACCGGTATGAGCTGACTTGTCGGGCTGAcccactaaaaaaaatagtttgttttgaaattttttttagaagaatAGATTGCATACTCAATGACTCTTATTTTCAATGGCTAATTCAAAACATTTCCTAATTTTTAATGGTATAATTGGATTTACGTATGACATAACCCCGTTTTTCCTACTTTTGCCCTAATTTGTGGTTTATCATCCATAAATATTCTCTACTTTTGTTGTTTTGCTTGAATATTTttgtagtatttatttattatgaaattaTGACACTCACTTATTTAATGGATAATAACTTATGTAACAAAACAAACGAGTCGATCCACTAAGATCCATTTATATGTGTTGGTCCATCGAACCGAAGCGAGCCGGCTCACTTGACAGCTCAAAGGTTGATTGTAAGCggattaaataatattaatgcCGTAAAATAAGCAAAACTAACTGTATACAAACACAGGTGATTTTTAGATACATTCATTCTTTAGAAAAGCTTAGGTGATCAAGAAAAACATAAAGTCATAGAGGCTACCAAAAAGCTCCCTAGCTAATGACAAAGTTATACACCTCTCTTCGAAAGACAATTCATTTACTCAGTACTTGACAGGAGCATGGACTTTATGTTGGGAACCATCCTTATGAACTTTGACCCTCAATTTAGTGAGCTAACAATCATACTATTTCCTCATCCATCATCTTGTATAGTCATTCACCTTATCATTCCACTACAATTCCTTCTTCTTTATTATCATAATACTCTTGTCAATTATCCtgtatgtttttttataagacacaacaacaacaaatttaCAAGACACAACAAAAAATTTCTAGACAAGTCATAACCACACACTAATATCTTACCAGTATAATAAATTGACAGTATGATTAAACAAGAAGAACCAAGTACAATAACCAAAAACATGTCTTGAGCATGGGTAAAGAGTCATCCTCTGGCCTAATCACCCGATAAGGTGGAACTATTTTCTTTCATCTTTGAGGATGATGTTTGATAAAAGTTTAAttagaagaggaagaagatgaagattcatCAGAGTTTTAATTTGGGGGTGATTTTGATAACATATTTcaatcttattatttttttcgtcATTAATGAGTTTTTGAAAGAGAGATATGACACGTCATGGTCACAATTGTCCATATCAGCAACAACAAACAAATTTGTGATGAAAGTTAACGTCAAGGACTAATATGACTAACGAAAGTTAAATTCAGAgacttttaaatgtttttttgatGATTCAGAAACTACTATGACAGCGAGTGACAATTTCAGGGACTACTATGCTTATACTCTCTTAAAAGAGGGTTTGTTTCTTCATCAGCAAGGGTGATTTGTTTAGTTGATGTGGAGATCATGGACACATCTAAATAGTATAAGTTTTATATGgtgtagtttttttattttattttattgaaatagtTGATTTGATcgttggtatttcaagtgtgagttgagtacCACATTAGATGAAAAAATAGatgttgaatattttataagtgGGAGGACCCATAAATCTAATGACTTAAGATTTTGAGTTAAAATGTAGTGTCCAACTCCCTTATGTAGTTGTTGAAGACCCGACCCTATGTATGCACACACAAGGGAGCCATACATAATGAAAATTACAAAGCTATATGTGTTACCCGGTAAAGGGATCACTTAGTACACCAAGTTAAGATCGTCATATTTGTGTCTTACCCAAAAAAAGTTTATTAGCAccatataagcaaaaatcacaatttaagTTCTttgtatgattttattttagacCATATACACTAATCATACAAAgaatctaaaatattttttgcttatattttatggaaaatgctaaacagtgtccccggggcactggttaagcatgttaaaatagaaattatgtctcGAAATACGTgtattcaatgcctcaaaagtacaaaaagttgtcttttcaatataaattttattttttatttcctttttaggtatgcttaacaagtgctccggggacactatttagcatgacccatatttTATTAAAGAGAGAGTATTTGTTAGAGGTAGACAAGGTAAATTATATGCATTAGATTTAGTGAAATAAATGTGCAATGTATGTGGAATCAAAAGGGTCCATCAAACACTTGAACACGATGAAAGGTAATACAATGTCCATTTTGATGGAATATCAGAACATGAATGAAGTTTCatcctttgttgttgttgaagtcTAGTCTCCTTCTAAATCAAATTGATAATGTAAACATCCCACCTAACTTCCTTGCTATAAAACAACAAACATATTGTAGAGTCAGACCATACACACTTTGGATGTGattgatatattcttttttaGAGTTTATTTAGGAAtatattatgataaaatatttatataaagaaatattttaGGGTGAGAAAATAGTGTCTCGTTCCAAAATGAAAAAGCCTTGAGGATCATAAAACACttacaaaaatatttacatttatctTTCTCCAAAGACATTaacgttttttttctttcttttttttttagtacatcCAATGATCCAAAGACACTAACGTTATGATCCAATATTACACTAAAATGCAAATTTAGAATTCGCTAATAAAGGATCTGCTGTACTTGCTTCATTTGAATCCTCGTCCTTAGTTGGGTTTTTGTTCTTTAGCatctggtaaaaaaaaaaaaaaatgcattttaccCTATATGCATACCGCATACCCtctttaggaaaaaaaaaaaaaatcaaattagctAATTACATTTGTAGTGGTTAAAGAAATTAACTAGTATTAAACTACAGCAGTGCTATACAGCACGACAGATTTGTTTGTCTATGTTGCACGACCGTTACTTAATTTGCCTCAAGCCTTTGTTACTTAATTAAGTCCATCTAATGGCactttttgattaattaaaataagagtttaattgatatgcaccgacggtgtaaaataattttacaccatcgtccaataaacaaccactattttgccatgtcatatatcaagaaagtggggtgatgtggcgaaaaacacggttgatattgattgacagtgtaaaattattttacaccgtcggtgcatatcaattaaatccttaaaatccttaaaatgttaaattatatttttgtactTAGTTAATTACAAAAACATTTTACTATTAAACCATTAGGTTTGGTCTCATAGTGAGAAATTTAAGTATTATTCCaccaatttttcttataaaaaagtaaatatatttttagatttatagGATATTTGATGTGTGACCATGATATAGGTATGAAATTTTTATCGTTGTTAACGGTGACTAATCTCCATTTCTAGTTCATagattatatttaaatattctataaacctaaaaaattatttctcttGCGATAAGTACTGAATTGTTCGTAAATGTTAAACAACCCGaatttaagtttaaaaaaaaaattgtgtcgaACTCAAACACCAAATTTCGAGTTgaactaatttttattgaatcgaGTCGAGCTTAGAAGAGTTTGACTCCACTCATTTCCAAtcctaataaaaatttatcaaaaatataaTACTCTATAAATCATATATAGTGCTAGATATTAAATTGGTCCTAGGATGACCATCTTggccaaaaaaacaaaatagaaaaaaaatataaaagaaacttAAAGAAATGTATAACCACCGCTTGGAATAATAAGTCGTGCGGTTTAGACGACAATTTGTGTCGTACACTAAAGCATTTTCCATTAAACTAATTATCatatgaaataacataaaaatgacatgtttaattaatattcaattttttgaaggaagACGACGTGTAAAaaatcaagaaagaaaaaaatggatgagtgattataaactaattaaattaacttatcaaaataatatttttttttactttcaatATTGAACAAatcattttataaataatattttctatatttgttattttaacaagtgcattttttttaataagcaagtacattttttttaataagcaagtACATTTTAAACCACATGTTAAGATTGCCTTATCTATTTTAATAATGTACTATATTATGTattattgcttcaaaaaataataatttagtaaTGTATTATTAGGACTTTTAAGTGTGCGAATTTgactatttaataaaaaaacttgttgTATCTATATGTATGTAAGTATATGTACTTGATCCAACGCAGTGTTGGGTAGGTAATATCAAACAAAGAAAGCCCATTAATTAAATAGCCCAAAAGTCATAGTTTAGGCAAGTGTCACATTTAAAATTATCCATTATTACTCTCATTACTCTCTCTACTCAAGCTAAGATAAAAAAGAAACTCTAGAtctaaaaataatacaaaatcgCATCTCTAAACGCGATTATTCCATTATTCCtcaaatttcaatttcttcaacCTTCATTTCAGATCTGGTCCGAAACGCACGAAACCcgttagggttagggtttgaCCAGAAAAAATGGCGGTTTCCGATGGCGTCGTCAAGAAAGTTATCCTCTCATACACCTACGTCGCGATTTGGATCTTCCTTAGCTTCACCGTTATCGTTTACAACAAGTACATCTTAGATCGTAAGATGTACAATTGGCCATACCCTATTTCTCTAACCATGATTCACATGGCTTTTTGTTCTTCACTCGCTTATATTCTCGTTCGTGTTTTCAAGCTCGTTGAACCTGTTTCAATGTCACGCGATCTGTATCTCAAATCGGTTGTTCCGATTGGTGCACTTTACTCTCTTTCGCTATGGTTTTCAAATTCTGCTTATATTTATCTATCTGTTTCGTTTATTCAGATGCTGAAAGCTCTTATGCCTGTTGCTGTTTATTCAATTGGTGTTTTGTTTAAGAAAGAGGGTTTTAAGAATGAGACTATGGCGAATATGATTTCGATTTCACTTGGTGTTGCTGTTGCTGCTTATGGTGAAGCTAAATTTGATACTTGGGGTGTTACTCTTCAGCTTATGGCTGTTGCTTTTGAAGCTACTCGTTTGGTTTTGATTCAGATTTTGCTTAATTCTAAAGGAATTTCTTTGAACCCTATTACATCGCTTTATTACATTGCTCCTTGTTGTTTGGTGTTTTTGTCTGTTCCTTGGCTTATTGTTGAGTATCCTTCATTGAGGGATAACTCCAGTTTTCATTTGGATTTCACCATTTTTGGAACGAATTCGCTTTGTGCTTTTGCTTTGAATCTTGCTGTGTTTTTGCTTGTTGGGAAGACTTCGGCTTTGACTATGAATGTTGCTGGTGTTGTTAAGGATTGGCTTTTGATTGCATTCTCTTGGTCTGTGATTAAGGATACTGTTACGCCGATTAATTTGATTGGTTATGGATTGGCGTTTTTGGGGGTTGCGTATTATAATCATTCCAAGTTGCAGGCACTTAAGGCTTCGGAGACGCAGAAGAAGGCTCAGCAGAATGATGAAGAAGCTGGAAAGTTGTTGGAACAGAGAGATGGGGAAGGGACCGGAAGGAAGAGTGACAACCAGAACTGATTCAACATGTCGAACTCATTTTTGGATACAAAATTTGTTACTGCTGCTGGATGATCGATGAGGCGCGATTTGCTTTTGGGTATATGTGGTGGTGTAATGTACTACTTTAGGTAATTGATTAATTGTTACTAGTATCAGCATCATTACTATTATGTTACTTTACTTCTGCCTGTTTCATTTCTGTTCTTTGGTTCATATTAGTTGTGTATTGGATCTGAGATGTTTGTCTCATATATGCTGATTCAGTGTTTCATATTATGATTAGATAATGAATTTAGCTTCCTTGATGCTATGAATGTTTGTTATCAACTTGGGAAGTTGATGGTTTTATCGGGTTAACATTGAAAAACTATAGCAATTGTAGTTTTTCATTGTTAAGATGACATACTAAATTTGTGTTTATTCTTCTTGCTATTTTTGCATTTGTTGGGTATGAATTATTCTATCTATCTTTTGCATATGATTTCATCGGGTACTATTGATGGAATTATCTAAAATTATAAACCTAGATCAATCATAGATACAAGATTATAGTATATTAACTACCTTTGATCAAGAAATTTTGGCGTATGAGAAAAAACTTTCCTCTTCCGAGTGTAAAATTGCTGAAATGCTTTGCTTATATGCTCCAGAAAATATGTAACTATGTAAGTGGTCCAACATATGACAATGCTCTTAAGAAATTAGAGATATATAAAATAGAAGTATTGTAAAAATGACTAACAATAAGCAAATATACAATATCAGACTTCCTTTGCCCCAAATCATTCAAAGAATTAGGTATTAACTACCCATATGAGTTGTGTGATTATGAAAAATTTCAAGAGGGGCTTTTTGTTATTGGATCAGCTAACCTGTTTAATGTAACAAGATGCTCAATTTGGATTTAAAACTCTAAAATTTTCTCTCAAACAAGAATGTTTTGAGCAAGAGAAACTAACATGAACAATATTGTCACAATATATTGCAACTTTTACAAGTGGTCTAGATGTGCTATGTGGAAACCAGAGATTAAGCAGTATACAGTCTTTGGGTTTCTATTTTTGTTGAGAAAGGATTTGTATCTTTGTGTGTATGTTTATGATATCGATGAATTATTGTTTCATTTACATTCCTATGAATTGCATTTTACTGTGAGAATAGTGCAGAGATTTTAGTATGTAGATTCCATGAAATGGATCTTTGGTTATGTTTAAGTTCTGAACTCTGCATGATCAACTCTTCATTTCTTTTAGAACCACCATTTACATTGTTTCCTTATCAAATCAATTTTCAAGTTCGGAATCCTTGTTTGATGGTGGTTTTCTTATTTTGTCAACTGTTTATGTGCATTCTTGGATTTGCTTTGCTCATTCAAATTTGGTGAACTTGTGTGAACTATATACATGCATATGATTTCATCTTTCTTTCTACTGATCACCATTCACCAGTAAGTAGTAGCACCAATTCATGAAACGAACAGTTAACTCAACTCATTTTCTCGCGTATATCTTTTTAGCTCTATTGGTCAGCAGTGAAGTGATTGCTGTTATTTCGCCGCTTTTGAGAGTATTTATGGTACTAGCACTTGCATATCGTGTTCTGCAATTTTCTTTAAGGTGCATCCCTCTTTATTTGAATAGGCTTAAAAATAGTTTTGGTTTCCCTATTTTGCTAAATCTGCAATTTTAAtccctctattttatttttcgtaATTTTGGtctccctattttttttttaaaatttagtccttTCATATTTTGCCCttcaattttgatgatgtggcatctCGTGAAATAATGTGACATTGTATTTTATAATTATGTGGCTGCCACAtcatttgtaatttatttaatattatttaaatttaaatataagattattatttcttaaattaaaaaaacaaaattcttttttgaaACAATTAAAATACAGAAAAACCTTATCGATgaaattagaaggaaaaaaaattatgtttttcttttgcaTTTACTAATAAAATTACTATTGTCAAAAATAAAGTTACTAgcaatcaaattaaaatattgctatcaatcgttagttggttcagtggatGTTGAAGGAGAACTCAGTTCGATTTCCTGCAATTGCGATTGGGAGGGGGCTGAAATTACTTGATGTCGTGATAGACCCCGAATCAAGTTAAATTGActgtgaaagcaaaaaaaattaaaaaaaattagggtatTGCTATGATTGGGTATTTTGCGATATGGGTATTTGTTTACCTTCCTCGACGACAACAACAAATTTTGTTTTCCAAATAAACATACAAAGATTAGTCAGTCAGTGAtatattttgaaacaataatatttttttttgacagaattgaaaacaataatataaacatacaaagattagtaaaaaaaaatagtatgtgGGTGAGGAATCATGTAACACGTGTGGGTTACTGGAAAAATACGTGTGGGTTGGTATGCATATCATAAGTAAAATATGgtgaatcaaataataaaaaattcagcAAAATGTATTCACCGTGACTAGAAGAGAGGAAACGCGTGACATGTTTATCATGTTGCTAATCTAGCTTAAAATTAggattaaaataataaaggctcaataggataggataaGTAATAGGTTTGTTTTATCCTTTCCAACCGGTACACCAAACAAGAAATTTGAATAAGATAGgataattttatcatatcttgtttctATTATGTGCATCAAGCGGGTCATAAAAGTTTAAGGCTTTAATTTCTCCAAATTGTTGGGTAAAGCATTAGGTTGTTCTTTTTCACGGGTCTCCTTTGAAGACCCTTAAATTGTTTTtcgttttaaaatttaattttcagaAATTGGTTTTATTGTTCTCATGAAATCATGGTCTTTCCGCTGTGTTAGGTGTTAGATATATGtgagttaaaataaaattaggatTTTACCTTTGAGATTGATTTGGAAAACAAAATTTGTTGTTGTCGAGGAAGGTAAACAAATACCCATATCGCAAAATACCCAATCATAGCAATACtctaacttttttaaaattttttgactttcaccatcaatttaatttgattcgggggtctatttttttttacacaaacaaatttaattaatttcattaaaaacTAGTTTAGAGACCCGTTTGTGAAATAgaagtgaaattattgtgttaagtATTTCTTGTAagcttatttattcaattttttttattgaattaactCCTTTCGAGtcaggatcctctccatttggAGAGCACTGGCGGAACTAGGGTGGGGCTGGGGTGGGCTGTGGCCACCccgaaaaaatagaaaattactaatatacccttgattttattataaaataaacaattatacTAGATATATATTTAGTTACACGTCCAAATGCAAAATGTAAGCACTAGCCTAGTGGCTTGTAGCATGCCATAGCATACTCAAGTCGTGAGTTCGAATCGTACAAAGTATgatttttaacattttgttcttttttcttttcttttcttcagtttgttcaattttcttttcctttttcttttaaaaaaacaattttaatatccATA encodes:
- the LOC123921327 gene encoding probable sugar phosphate/phosphate translocator At5g25400; the encoded protein is MAVSDGVVKKVILSYTYVAIWIFLSFTVIVYNKYILDRKMYNWPYPISLTMIHMAFCSSLAYILVRVFKLVEPVSMSRDLYLKSVVPIGALYSLSLWFSNSAYIYLSVSFIQMLKALMPVAVYSIGVLFKKEGFKNETMANMISISLGVAVAAYGEAKFDTWGVTLQLMAVAFEATRLVLIQILLNSKGISLNPITSLYYIAPCCLVFLSVPWLIVEYPSLRDNSSFHLDFTIFGTNSLCAFALNLAVFLLVGKTSALTMNVAGVVKDWLLIAFSWSVIKDTVTPINLIGYGLAFLGVAYYNHSKLQALKASETQKKAQQNDEEAGKLLEQRDGEGTGRKSDNQN